AACGTAGCCGGGCACAAGGTAGAAGTGGGCGCCGATCGCTACCTTAATCAATTAGGCTATGACTTAAGCGTATTTTTTGCTACTGGCGAACAGCTCGCCACTGAAGGTAAGAGCCCCTTGTATGCAGCGATAGATGGCAAGCTGGCAGCCATCATTGCGGTGGCAGATCCTATTAAAGAGGGCACACCCCAAGCCATTGATGCGTTGCATAAGTTGGGCTTAAGCGTGGCCATGATCACCGGTGATAATCGCCATACTGCCCAAGCTATTGCCAAGCAATTAGGCATAGATACCGTAAAAGCCGAGGTCTTGCCTGAGGGGAAGGTGGCGGCAGTGAAAGCCTTGCGTGAGCAATATGGTGCTGTGGCGTTTGTGGGAGATGGCATTAATGACGCGCCGGCGCTGGCCGAAGCCGAGGTAGGCTTAGCAATAGGCACGGGCACCGATATTGCCATTGAGGCCGCGGAAGTGGTGTTAATGAGTGGCGATTTACGTACTGTGCCTAACGCCTTAGCGATGAGTCATGCGACTTTGCGTAATATTCGCCAAAATTTGTTTTGGGCCTTTGCCTATAATGCCTGCTTAATTCCGGTGGCGGCCGGCATTTTGTATCCCGCCTTTGGCATTTTACTCTCGCCGATGCTGGCCGCCGGTGCTATGGCGTTATCCAGTGTGTTTGTAATAAGCAACGCTTTAAGATTAAAGCGCTTTAAGCCTCATTAAGGGTAAAGTGAGGAGTAGCCCAAACTTGCAAGCTTTGTGTTTATCTGCTCAGCGCTTTCTATTTTTTTCCTCATTCGCCTACAACCAAAATCCCAGCAGCATAAAGGCGGGAATTAATAGCAGTATGGGACAGCGTAAGGTACGCAGTGCTAATAAACCCAGTGCAGCGGCGGCTAATGCCGAGGCGCCACCGCTATTTATACTGCTGGTGAAAACGGGGTAATAAAGGGCTGAAAGTAATAGCCCCACTACAGCGGCATTAATGCCACGTATGGCGCCTGCCAAAGATGGGCGATCTGCTAGCGCCTGCCAACTATTTTGCAGCGCTAATACCAGTAAAAAGCCTGGTAAAAAAATGCCAAACGTGGCTACTACAGCGCCCACCACGGGGGCTGCAGAATAAAGCTCGGCGCCTAAAAAGCTTGCCATGCTAAACATAGGCCCAGGCATCGCTTGTGCCGCGCCATAACCAGTGAGAAAAGTCGAATTGGATAACGAGTCCGGCAAGCTATCTTGTAATAACGGTAATACCACATGGCCGCCACCAAATACTAAACTGCCTGCTTGGTAAAAATCGGCAAAAATAGCGGCGCTACCACTGAGGCTTAACAACGGCAATAGTAATAGTAGCGCACCAAAGGCCACCATAAATGGCCAGTTAATGGTAAGAGGAAGTGGCTGCTCTCTTGGCTCTGCTTTTAATAATACAGCGCCCAGTAAAGCGGCCATTATTAGTACCCCTACTTGGC
This genomic window from Oceanisphaera avium contains:
- the chrA gene encoding chromate efflux transporter; its protein translation is MLAIFWQFLKLGCVSFGGPAAHIGYFQRHFIQKLGWIPQDRFASTLALCQLLPGPTSSQLGFALGYQRGGLWGAIAAFVGFTLPSFLLMLGLALAGSAWTHQPAALAIVTGLKLFALVVVADAVLSMSKQFCRQQSTLIIAVVSAAILWLVPSFISQVGVLIMAALLGAVLLKAEPREQPLPLTINWPFMVAFGALLLLLPLLSLSGSAAIFADFYQAGSLVFGGGHVVLPLLQDSLPDSLSNSTFLTGYGAAQAMPGPMFSMASFLGAELYSAAPVVGAVVATFGIFLPGFLLVLALQNSWQALADRPSLAGAIRGINAAVVGLLLSALYYPVFTSSINSGGASALAAAALGLLALRTLRCPILLLIPAFMLLGFWL